From Toxotes jaculatrix isolate fToxJac2 chromosome 7, fToxJac2.pri, whole genome shotgun sequence:
aggcaACCTTTTCCTGTGCAAAGAACAAGCTGAGAATGATGAGAACTTTTACCACTTGAATGGTCCCTGCTTTGGGTATGCTGTATCCTTTCTTTCCAAGAGGCTCGAGTGAAATCACCCCCTgtcagggagagagacaaagacatggCAGTGAATAAGCATACTCAGTCAGTGTAGTGACGAAattactcttttttttgtttcattttaatagCTGCGAACTTTGATCCACTGATGAAACACATTTGTCATTTAAGCACATAGTCTAAATTCATCATcaaaaacactaaacacaaaaaacCCCCAGAAAAATCCTAAATGAAAGCACACTGACTCTAAAATAACTACATTATGCTGCAGTTACAAAGGCAGCTACACAGGGAGTCATATTATGTTAAATGCGATTAACAGTTCAAAGACCTGAATCAAAAGAGGCCCAACATTCACCACTTTTATACACAACAATTCAAAGTCAACATGAGGCATGAAGCTAATAAAGTGGAAACAGCTGGTTTCCAAATGGTCCTGTGTAACAGCAGATACAGTTTAAGACTTCTTGCAAGCAGGATTATAGTTGTTCACATATTAAGGCTGGTCCTAGCTTCCTAAGTACGTGCTGATCTTATGAATGTACAGTATTCAGTGCTCATGTGGACAGACGTGGGAAAAGGCTTCACGATATATGCATGAAGGGAAAAACATACCACACATTTTTTACATCTGGTTCTGAGGGAGCAAGCCAACACCAACCTTGTTGAAGCCAATTCtatatttgttattgttttgggTAGATGTTCTGATCTAtaattttgctttgtttttctttcaatgAGTGTATTATTTTCGTACTAGCAAACAAACCTGCcatgtgcaataaacagtgttggtgttttgtttggtttattgttTGTGCCTGACTAAGTGTGCAcagaaccacacacaaacacacaatatctagcagatgcacacatacacacactgaccaggAAGGGTGAGGGTGCGCTGTGCTCTGAGATGTCGTAGTACGTAACCTGCACAGGCAGGGTGACATGCTGTGGGCAGTAGGAGCCGCTGGCACCAATCTCTGCCGTGAAGCCTTCGATCCGGCCAGATGGGGAGAATCGTCCCTTCAGTATGGATTCCTGCAGCACACATGACAAAGACAGGAGCCTTTTAAAACTCTTTCCACTTACACTTTCAGCATAAGGGTTATTAGGGACGGGCTGCTGCACCACTGCAGAGGTAGGTTTGGACCATTTTCATGAAATttcttatttcatttatttattttaattgaaaCCAAGGAAGCGTTGAAGAAAGTAATATATTATGCATCTGCTGAAGAACAACGTGAGCCTCAAAGaaggtttgttttatttgttgttttattgcaCTGTTTTACCTCATTTTGATGTCAATATGTTAGGATCCAATGTCTTTAAATTAGCTACACTAAggagtaaataaaatattttagataTGTTAACCATGTTTAATGTCAGTCCTTCTCAGGCGAGGCTGTGCAACAATTACAAAACCATCTAGGCCTATTTACACACAGATTTCAGCACTGGAAATATTTCCAacaattgtgtttttttcactgatatTTACATATACAGAGCATAGTCAAAAATAGCAGTAACAGCTTTACAATATTAtcaaaaattttgaaattttgaaaatgctgaaaaaggtAAAAATTCCATCTTTATTAAAGTTGTTTAGAAATATAGACTAAAACCTCTGCTTAAAATCAAACTTTGTAATGGTAATTAATCAGCcctttttgtgctttttgccCTCTCCCTGCAAATTACATTCAATTGTTATTTTACGATCATTTATTTGCTtataatttatcattttagtCTGTTACAAATATAATTTGTAAGTTTTAATTTCCCAAAGACTTAAAATTGGCCCTTATGAAATATGTCTTCAAACAGAACCAGCTACACCTGCAAAGGGTATTGGTTAAAGTTTGCATTATCTTTGACCTGAAGCTACTTACGTCTCTTACGTTGTTAAAGTAATAGTTAAAATTCGTACCTCAAAGTTTCCGAGTAGTGATCTGCTGATGGAGGATGAGGGCCAGCTGGAACGTGCGGAGCGGccggtgtctgtgtgtctgccgCTGCGCAGCTGCCGACTGAATAtgaccacaaaaacacacaaaacagaccGGTGGTTAGTGGTTAAGATTACACTAATTTTGTCTTAACCAACATGTCACATgcctctgagtgtgtctgagtattcAAGTCCAGACACAAAACCCTCTAATTTAGAATAACATACAACCTACCCTAACTCCCACCTCCTTTCCCTGTGTTTACTTTACTGCAGTCAATCTGACTGACACTAAACTGATCTCATCCATCCACATGTGTGCATACAAACCTGCTAAAGTTTAAATCCTGTTCTCTTAATCCCTTCTTAGTGGACCTCGTCTTTTTTATGATAATATTTTTGAACACATGATATAACTTTGTCAAAAATATAATGGATGACTCACCTTTTCAATCGCAGGCCACTTTTTAGTCGTCTCCCTGATCTTGTGCAGTCTGCGGCAGTCTAGACAAAAAGAGGACAAACAAGGAATTATTTGTTTCTGTCTATTAAAATGctgatttatctttttttaatatagcTATTTACAAACATCTGTAACGGAAATTTTAAATGGtttgaaatgataaaaaatgtaaattttcagtACACACTCAAACAACAAATACTCAAATAACATGTCTGCATTTCTTTGTTCCTGCTCGAGAAATTCGTACGAACAGTTGGAGTAGTTTTGTATTTCAAGTGTCCTCTTACTTACTGAGCACTGACTACTGGACGCTGTGTCATGAGCACAAATATTCCCCATTTCCAGGCTGCAGTTCATCCTAAAGGCCACCCCACCATCAGATGACTCGTCACTAACCAACCCTACGCCACCCGCTAGCCATTTGCTCGCAGAAAACCTTTCACTCATGGTTAGCTTATTGGTATTAGCTAACACTTGGTTGCACTGGCTCTCTAGAGAGCTTGAAGCTCTTTGTCAGCTGGTCACCTCATCACCACACTCGATCAAAAGCACATACGGCATTTCAGAATATTATCCTGTCTCACCTTTTTGTGTCTCTTAAATACCTTTTTCTAACCTTTATTTACTAAAGTATCACCTGTGACTGTTTTTCCTTAAGTCTAACTttcactgtcctctctgtccctaaTTTGTGTCCTTGGGTCTTTCTtacatctgtctgtttctgcctgCACTTCCCTAACACATACACTGAACACCTCTAGTCACAATGACACCACTGTATGAAACCCAACTAGCGAACTAGTGAACCCTATTGTCGCCATTAGCCCACTCCCCATCCCACAAACcaacacactcaaagctctTTCTGGCCTCCCAATGTTCAAAAATGGCCAATTTACTTCCAGAACCATTTTTAAGCAGGATgatgtatatgtgtttgtgtgtgtgtgtgtgtgtgtgtgtgtgtatatgtgtgagagaCACAGTACACTCATGTGGGGGAACAATGGACCCTCCCTCAATGGGCTTTATTCTGGAGCTACTCAGCCTGTTCCAGTGTAGTGTGATAATGAGCCGGCCATCACTTCATTCTCTCACTTTTACTTGTTCTCTTAGTTTCTCTTTATTTATGCCTCCGTCTCTTTTCCAGGTCTGTCAAGGCTCACAGATGCCTTACCATCAACTACTGACTTTGAACAACAGCTCCTTGCTCCATATTCAGAGTTTTAGGAGCCTCTGCATTGTGGAAGCTTAAATGTTTTGGGGTCTAAAGCCATGGTATTCGCATGCAAATGTGCACATGCTGTTTTCTAACGTATTCTGCAATAAAATCACCTAGAGCTTCTCTCTAGATGTTGTTGGAAAATTGAAtcatcatgtaaaaaaaaaaagaaaagaaaaccatttTCCTCaactctgctttttttcattcaagTGCTTTATATTATGAATAACCATAGGATCATAGGAATATTCTGTTTGACACCACGGGTGTCTTGTTACAGTCAAATAGCATaacagctaatgttagctactAGCTAGTACAGTAGTTGGAACTATAGGCTGATGCAGTTGTTTTGGCAAACTGCATTAATCAAAGCTAATTTCCAAGACAGCtgtatgattgtgtgtttgtgtatgtatgtgagtgtgttaacCTTAGGCCTATCCCATGCAGATGGCAGCAGGTGGTTCCAGTAAGGGGCAGCTTTAGCATCAGTGCTGCGACATGAGGCAGGGCCAAGTCCTGGAGCCAGCAACGACAGCCTGCTTCTCTTGGATGTGGAGGGTCCCTCGTCTTCTGAACATGACTCCCCTGTGTCGCTTGGGGACAGCAGCCTCTTTTTGGCGGGCCAGTGGCCTCCAGAGGATAAACGGTGGCCATTACTGCTGGGTGTTTTCTCCCAGGAAGCCAGGCCATTAGAGGAGGAGGCAGCCTGGGTGGCACTTCGCTCAGGTGGGGAAGATTCAAGTCCAACTTCCCATTCGGTGGCCTCCCCTGgttcctgcagctctgtgtggtgTGGGGGGGAGAAAGGGCCTGGGGGGCTGGTGGGACTGGCAGGGTTGGGAGTCTCATATGTGGACATTTCATATGGGTGGGGGCTGCGCTGGCCTCCAGATGAGCCATTAGTACAGCTCTCATTTCCAGGGCTACCTAAAGAGTAGGTAGGTGTGCGGCCCCCATTAGGAGACTCAGTCCTGGCTGAGCTTCCGAGGGTGTGGCCCTGATCACAGAGATGCCCATGTGGGTCACACATTGGGGATTTAGGTGAGAGTGGAGTAAATACATCAGGAATGGGCTTATCGTGATTGTGCTGAGTTGGGCGTCGGGAGGGGTTGTGGCTTGGGGAGAGGGGTGGAGACCTGGGTGACAGCCCCCCCTCAGAGTCTCTGTGCTCCATCTGTGTGCAAGAGTATACAGAACCAGGCCCAACGGGGCCCATTGCTAACCCCATCCCAACACCTTGAGCTGGGGCTGGCCCACACAGCACTCCTCCCTCCAGTGCCTCCCTATCTGAGGAATCTCCCAGGTGAGGGCGCTTATGAGTCAGCTGGGGCTCCTCTAGCCCCCTTTTCACACCCAAGCGGACAGGCCTCTGTTGGGTATCAGTGTTGGATTCTGTGGAGGTAGAAAATCCCCCCAACTGGGAGAAAATGGAGAGCTGGTAGACCTTCTGAAGCCGCAACTCCTCCTGGCCAAAGTGTCTCGGAGCCCCCGGTCTGACCACAGGTTCTAGGGCCTGTGTTGGTGCTGTAGGTGGAGGAAGGTCCCCCTCCTGGGCTGGAAGCTCTAATGGAGCCTTTTTGTGGGCTAATTCCACGTGAATGTGCCGCATGGTTTCTACGCTTGAGGATAAGAGTCTTGACTAACTTTTGTGCAACAGGTCAAGTAGGTCCTCACAAGTGCCAGGAGGCAGAGCAAGATGTTCCACAGGAATAGGAAGTCCTATAGTTCCTGCTGTGATATTGTCAAACTGTGTGAAACAGGAAGCTGAGCCGCACAGCACCTGAGAGCCACAAAAATACAGCATTACTATTCAGAACAGATTATCATAAAGTATAAGGGTATGCTGTATGagtgatggaaaaaataaaatggcataaaaaacttCAAAGAACATGAAACTGCCAACAATGATGTGAGGATATTTTATGACATCTGTAAATCCAGGTCTTCGACTTCTGAAAATAGTGACTTTGTAT
This genomic window contains:
- the LOC121184980 gene encoding protein FAM214B, with amino-acid sequence MRHIHVELAHKKAPLELPAQEGDLPPPTAPTQALEPVVRPGAPRHFGQEELRLQKVYQLSIFSQLGGFSTSTESNTDTQQRPVRLGVKRGLEEPQLTHKRPHLGDSSDREALEGGVLCGPAPAQGVGMGLAMGPVGPGSVYSCTQMEHRDSEGGLSPRSPPLSPSHNPSRRPTQHNHDKPIPDVFTPLSPKSPMCDPHGHLCDQGHTLGSSARTESPNGGRTPTYSLGSPGNESCTNGSSGGQRSPHPYEMSTYETPNPASPTSPPGPFSPPHHTELQEPGEATEWEVGLESSPPERSATQAASSSNGLASWEKTPSSNGHRLSSGGHWPAKKRLLSPSDTGESCSEDEGPSTSKRSRLSLLAPGLGPASCRSTDAKAAPYWNHLLPSAWDRPKTAADCTRSGRRLKSGLRLKSRQLRSGRHTDTGRSARSSWPSSSISRSLLGNFEESILKGRFSPSGRIEGFTAEIGASGSYCPQHVTLPVQVTYYDISEHSAPSPFLGVISLEPLGKKGYSIPKAGTIQVTLFNPNKTVVKMFLVTYNFGDMPVNHMTFLRHRIFLVPVEEGVEAQGEASPGGGALDRKKILCYLIHLRFQSSKSGKIYLHNDIRLLFSRKSIEVDTGIPYELKSFTEVPRNPKYSPRV